GCGTCGAGTTCCGGGCCTTCGATCGCAAGTACCAGGCCCGGATTCGTGCAGAACTGGCCGGCGCCGAGCACCAGCGAATCCACGAAGCCCTGCGCGAGCTGCGCGCCGCGCGCCTTCAGCGCGGCCGGCAGCACCAGCACCGGGTTGATGCTGCTCATTTCGGCGTGAACCGGAATCGGCTCGGCGCGCGCGGCGGCGATCGCCGACAGCGCGAGGCCGCCGCGGCGCGAGCCGGTGAAGCCGACCGCCTTGATGGCCGGATGCGCCACCAGCGCCTCGCCGACCGCGTTGCCCTTGCCGATCACGAGGGAGAACGTGCCCTCGGGCAGGCCGAGCTCGGCCACCGCCTGCTGGATCGCGCGGCCCACCAGCTCCGAGCCGCCCAGATGCGCCTCGTGCGCCTTCACCACCACCGGGCAGCCGGCCGCGAGCGCGGAGGCCGTGTCGCCGCCCGCCACCGAGAACGCGAGCGGGAAGTTGCTGGCGCCGAACACCGCCACCGGGCCGATCGGGATCTTGCGCGCGCGCAGGTCGGCGCGCGGCAGCGGCTTGCGCTCGGGCAGCGCCGAGTCGAGCGTGGCATCGTTCCAGCGCCCGTCGCGCACCAGTTGCGCGAACAGGCGCAACTGCCCGCAGGTGCGCGCGCGCTCGCCTTCGAGGCGCGCGACCGGCAGCGCCGTTTCCAGGTGCAGGCGCTCGATCAGCGTCGCGCCGAGCTGCTCGATGCCGGTGGCGATGGCCTCGAGCAGCGCCGCGCGCGTGTCCGGCGGCGCGGCGCGGAAGGCGTCGAACGCCTCGCCCGCGAGGCGGCAGGCGCGATCGACGTCGGCCGGGCCGCCGGCGCCGAATTCCGGCTCGAGTTCGGTGCCGGTGGCCGGCGCGAACGCGCGCAGCACGCCCTGCGTGCCGCGGACCGAGGCCGCGCCCAGCAACATGTTTCCGGTGATTTCGTGTGTCATGCGATATCTCTCCTGCGAATCGGCGAATCGAGTGGCGCCTGCCGGCGCGGATCGTGCTTCACGCATTGCTTTCGCAAGCATGACGCACGCATGGGCCCCGGCCGTGCCGCGGGCGGATGCCAGCGTGGCACGGGCCGGTGCCGGTGCGAACCGAACGGCCCGCAGCCGGCGACGTCCGACATCATACCCAGCAAACGAGGCGGGCACTTGACAGCGGATCCGGCCCGGCGGCGCTGCCTGCCGCGCGGCGTCGCGTTGCCCGCGCGGGCCGGTGTGGTTACGATGGCGATCGCGCCGCGCCGGTCCGCATCGCCGGGCGGCGGCCCGCGGGCCGGCCCGCCTGCCGGCGCGCCGCCGCTCACGATCGCCTCCCCGTCACCTCACGCCACTCCGACATGACCCCGACCCATTCCACGCCGCCCGCGATCCGCGCGATCGTCACCGGCCACACGCGCGGCCTCGGCGCCGCGCTCGCCACGCAGCTGCTGCGCCGCGACATCGCCGTGCTCGGCGTGTCGCGCGGCGCGCACCCGTCGCTCGCCGCCCAATACGGCGGCCGCTTCGCCGAGGCCGCGCTCGACCTCTCCGACCCCGCGCGGGTGGCCGCGTGGCTGGCCGGCGGCGAGCTCGAACGCTTCGCGTCCGGCGCGCGCACGGTGCTGCTGATCAACAACGCGGGCACGGTCGAGCCGATCGGCCCGCTCGCGGTGCAGACGCCCGAGGCGATCGCGCGCGCGGTGGCGCTGAACGTGACGGCGCCGCTGCTGTTCGCGAGCGCGGTCGCCCAGCTCGGCGACGGCTCGCTCGAGCGGCGCATCGCGCACGTCTCGAGCGGCGCCGCGCGCAACGCCTATGCGGGCTGGAGCGTCTATTGCGCGACCAAGGCCGCGCTCGATCATCACGCGCGCGCGGTCGCGCTCGATCACAACGGTCCGCTGCGGATCGCCAGCGTCGCGCCGGGCGTGGTCGACACCGACATGCAGGCCACCATCCGCGCCACCGACGCGAGCCGCTTTCCGCAGCTCGACCGGTTCGAACGGCTGAAGGCGAGCGGCGCGCTGACCACGCCCGACGATGCGGCGCGCAAGCTGATCGACCACCTGCTCGACGACAGTTTCGGCAACCCGCCGATCAGCGACGTGCGCGACTGGTGAGCAAGGGCTGCGGCGCGAGCCCGCTCGTAGCGGCGCTCGGCTACGCGCCGCCGGCCGCGAGCCGGCATCGCTCGCGCATCGCGGGCCGGCAGGCCGCTCGCCGCCATCGGGCGCAGGCGCGCGAGCTGCCCGAGTGGGTCGATGCGAAGCGCCGCCGGCGGCGTGCCCAACGCCGCCAGCACCGCGCTGCGGCGCTCGATCGACAGGCCGCGATAGGGCGCGGCCTCGCGTCTTCCCGGCTTCCGCCGGTGGCCGGCCTCTGCGCCGCCACCACCGGCATCTCGCCCGTGCGATAGAAGAAGCTCGCGTGCGTCGGCTTGGCGGCGCGCAGCACGCGGCAGCGCGCCGGCCTGCGGATCAGGCGGCCCTGCGCTCGCTCGTGCGTCGCGCGCCGGATCGCGATGCCGCCGACCGGGTTCAGGCCGGCGACCTCACCGGGCGGCCGCCCGCATCTCGATGAAACCGCATGACCGCCGCGCGGCCTGCCGCCGGGACGGCTGCTCAGCCGCGCGGCGAGACGCCATCGTCCGCTTCGGGCGTTTCCGCCTCCGGTGCCGCCGGCGGCCGGCGGCCGGGCTTCGGCGCGCGCCGCTCCTGGCTCGGCGCGTGGCCGAACTGCGCGCGGTAGGCCTTGCTGAAATGGCAGGCCGAGCGGAAGCCCGCGAGCGGCGTGACGCGCGCGATCGACAGGTCGCTGTTGCGCAGCAGCTCGCGCGCGTGCTTGAGCCGGACCGCGAGGTAGTAGTGGGTGGGCGAGGTGCTCAGATAGTGCTTGAACATCCGCTGCATCTGTCGCTCGGACAGCCCGATCAGCCGGGCCAGATCGGCCAGCGGCAGCGGTTCCTCGAGGTTGGCCTCCATCAGCCGCACGGCTTCCACCAGTTCGGCGCGCGAGAAGCCGACCCGCGAATCGACCGGAATCGGCTGCGGGTCGCTCGCGCCGCGGATGCGGGCCAGCACGAACTGCTCGGACACGCGCGTGGCCAGCGGCTGGCCGCGCTCGGCGGCGATCAGGCCGATCATCATGTCGAGCGGCGCGGTGCCGCCGGTGCAGGTCACGCGGTCGCGATCGATCACGAACAGTTCGTCGACGAGCGCCACCGCCGGGAATTCGGCGTGCAGCGCCGAGAGGTTTTCCCAGTGCACCGTGCCGCGATAGCCGTCGAGCAGCCCGCCCGCCATCAGGGCATAGGCGCCCGTGCAGATGCCGCCGAGCGGCACGCCGCGCCGCGCGAGTTCGTGCAGCGCCTCGATGAGCGGGGCGTCCACCGCCTCGCGCACGCGCGTGCCGCCGCAGACGATCATCAGGTCCGGCAGCGGCGCGCCGAAGTCGAGCCGCTGCGTGGGCCGCGCGACCACCCCGTTGCTGGCCGGCACCGCGCTGCCGTCGATCGAGTAGACCGTCCAGCGGTAGAACTCGCTGCGATCGGCGTAGTTGGCCATGCGCAGCGCCTCGATCGCGCTCGAGAACGCGATCATCGAGAACGACGGCAGCGTCAGGAAACCGAAGTGGCGGAGCGTGGGTGCGGGCATGGATTCAGCATCGGTGCGGACGGACGCGCGAGGTTGGGCCGTGCGTGACGCCGCCGCCGCCCGGCATCGCCGGCCTCGGCCGGGCCGCCGCCGGGCGCCACGGGCACCTGCCGCACCCCGGGAGGCGCGCGGCGTCACCCCCGAATCATTGCGAGAAACGCGCGTGCCGGATCGCGCAATTGCGACGGCCGCTTGCCTATTCCCGACACCGGCGCGCCGCCGCCATGCGCGCCGCGGCGGCGCCCTCCGGCGCGGCTTCGCGGCAGGCGCGCGGCGGCGTCGACGCGACCGGAATAGCGGGGCGGCAACGCTGTCGTTTCCAGTCGGCTTCGGGACGTTTGCGAGCAGGCTTTCGCGCTTGCGCTCGCGCAAACTCGGGGACGCCATCACCGTATCCGACAACAGGCGACGACGACCGGGCGGGCCGCCCGATCGCTCGACGAGACACGCCGCCGCGGCGGCGCATCGCCATTCCCACAGGAGCGTGCCATTGAGCCCATCTACCCGCAGACCTCACCCCAAGGCGGCCGGCAGCCCGCGCGTCGCGCGTGCGTCCACCACCGCGCAGCCCCGCTCGCCGGGCGCGCCTGAAGCGCGCGCGGCCGCCAGCGACCAGCACGAGGTGACGGTCGTCGATCGCGCGCTGCTGCGGCGCGCAGTGGGCGCGATGGCGATCGGCAACGCAATGGAGTGGTTCGATTTCGGCGTCTACAGCTATATCGCCGTGACGCTCGGCGAAGTGTTCTTTCCGTCCACCAGCGGCCCGGTGCAGTTGATCGCCACTTTCGGCACGTTCGCGGCCGCGTTCCTCGTGCGGCCGATCGGCGGCCTGGTGTTCGGCCCGCTCGGCGACCGCATCGGCCGCCAGCGCGTGCTCGCGATGACGATGATCCTGATGGCGCTCGGCACCTTCGCGATCGGCCTGATCCCCGGCTACGGCTCGATCGGCATCCTCGCGCCCTTGCTGCTGCTGGTCGCGCGGCTCGTGCAGGGCTTCTCGACGGGCGGCGAGTACGGCGGCGCGGCCACCTTCATCGCCGAGTTCGCGGCGGACCGGCATCGCGGCTTGATGGGCAGCTTCCTCGAATTCGGCACGCTGGCCGGCTACCTGCTCGGCGCGGGCACCGTCACGGCGCTCGCGGCGGCGCTCTCGCCCGCGCAGATGCTCGACTGGGGCTGGCGCGTGCCGTTCTTCATCGCCGGCCCGCTCGGGCTGATCGGCCTCTACATCCGCACCCGCCTCGAGGAAACGCCGGCGTTCCGCAAGGAGGCCGAGCGCCGCGAGCGGTCCGGGCGCCCGCACGCGCGTCCGTCGTTGGCCGCGCTGCTGGCCGGGCAGTGGCGGCCAATGCTGGTCTGCGTCGGGCTGGTACTCATCTTCAACGTGACCGACTACATGGTGCTCGCCTACCTGCCGAACTACCTGTCGGCCACGCTGCACATGGCGCAGACCCGCAGCCTGGCGATGGTGTCGCTGGTGATGCTGGCGATGATGCCGCTCACGCTCGCGGCCGGCTGGCTGTCGGACCGGGTGGGCCGGCGCCCGGTGCTGCTGGCCGGCTGCCTCGGGCTGATCGTGCTGGCGGTGCCGGCGCTGCTGCTGATTCGCGGCGGCCAAGGCGTGCCGCTGTTCGCCGGCATGATGGTGCTGGGCGTGCTGCTCTGCTGCTTTTGCGGCGTGATGCCTTCGGCGTTGCCGGCGCTGTTTCCCACCTCGGTGCGCTATGGCGCGCTGGCGATCGGCTTCAACGTGTCGGTGTCGCTGTTCGGCGGCACCACGCCGCTCGTCACGGCATGGCTGGTCAGCGCCACCGGCAACCTGATGATGCCGGCCTACTACCTGATGGGGGCGGCGGCGCTCGGCGCGGTGGCGGTGCTGGCGGCGCGCGAGAGCGCGGGCCGGCCGCTGCCGGGCTCGGCGCCATGCGTGGCGACCCAGGCCGAGGCGCAGCGCCTGCGCCGTGACGGCGCGGGCCGGCTCGCCCAGGCCGGCTTCACCCCCGCCAGGAAGTAGCCGCCGCCATCGCCGGCAAGCCCCGCCGGCCGGACCGTTCCCGGTTCCGGCACCGGCCGGCTTTGCGCGGCGTGCGGAACCGGTTGCGTGCGCAACGGCTGCGGTCTGCGTCCCGCGCGCCGCCGTCGACGCAGCCGAAACGGGCCGCCACGATCCGTTGCGCGGATGTTCTTCACGGACTTGCCGGGTTTTCCGCCGATACCGGTTTCGACAACGTTCGACCTGTTCCAAGAGCACGGCGGAGAAACCGGAATGAAGCGTCCGTTCTCCTTCGCGCTGCCTGCCATCGCCTCGCTTGCCGCCGGCGCGCTTCAGACCTACCGGCTTGCCCGCGCCCGCGGGCTACCGGCAGGCGAGCGGCAAGACGCTCGCCGCCGGCGGCCGGCCGCGGCGGCCGCCTCGCTCGGCAGCTGCGGCGTGGGCGCGGACCCCGGCAGCCGGGAAGCGGCCGGGGGCGGGACTCGCTACCCGCTCTGACGCACGCCGCGATTCGGTGATCCGTTCGATCCGCGCGGGGCCTTGCGCCGCGCGGGCAGGCGCCGGATCCGCGCAGATCCTCCTACACCTACCCACCGCGCACGCGCGTCGGCCAGCCCCATGAGGCGGCCGCCGTCGCGCGCGGCGCGAGAAATTGCCGAATCTGCGGTGCGGGCACGGTAGCGCTTACCGACTCGCGGCCGCCGCGCGCGCGGCCGGCATAAAAACACCACGCACCGCGCGCGCATGCAACTCGCGTTTCGCAAAACTGTCAGTCACGGACGGCAGAATCGCTTTTCACTCACTTCACTCACCACAGGACGATCCCATGTCACTGAACTATGGCCTGTTGAAGGGCACCGTTACCGGACATCTGCGCAACGCCGACGACGATCATTACCAGATTCTCGTGCATGCGGGCGACGAGGTGTTCCGGATCGCGGTGAACGTGAAATCGTCGGCGCCGCACGCGCCCTCGACGGTGCTGTTCGAATCGACGACGACGCTGCCCGACTCGCTGACCACGCAGCTGATGGCGGCCCAGACCGGCTTCACGAAGCTGGCGAGCAAGCCGGGCGGCCTCGCGATCGACTTCGTGCGCGGCGGCCTGGTGAATACCCAGGCGATGGCGCCGGTGCCGCCCGACGTGCCGGGGCAGAGCAATGACCTGAAGGACCGGCTGGAGAGCGCCGTCGTGAAGGCGATGGACGAGGCCGGCTCGCTGGTGTTCGCGTTCGGCGCGAAGTGGGGACCCGAGAACAAACCCGACCAGTATTTCAAGTTCGTGCCGGGCCAAGGCATCCACGACATTCACATGAACCAGGGCAATTCGGGTTCGTATAAAAAGGACAACGGCGTCTACCAGGACGGCTGCCTGATGCTGCGCTATCCCGACGGCTCGTGGCTCGCGGTGTTCATCGCGTTCCAGTCGCAGACCTTCGATACCGACGATCACGGCAATCCGGCCTGAGCGCGGCGCTGCGCCGAGGGCGGCGGCGGCCGTGCCGCCCTCGGCACGGAGGCAAGAAAATATCGAAACCGTGCCGGATAGGTGTCGATGACCGGTCCGGAGCGGCTTTTCCTGATTCGGCGGGCTCCCCGCCGTTCGAGCCGATCGGCATGAGAGTGGCGATCGTGCTGCTTACCGCCGGCGGCCGGTCGGCGATCGATCCGTTTATGTAGGATGGCGAATCATTGTCATCTTTCGGAAAGCCCAATGATTCTTCCGAGCCGGGCCGCCTGCCGGCCTCGGCCCAGCCGGCTTTTCGCGCCCGCTTCGCATGCCTTGGCGGAGCTCGCGCGCCGCTCGTCATGCGCATCCGTTACGCCCTTGCGTCGGCGCAATGTGGGCGACGTCTGCCCATGCTTGCCGCAAACCGCGGTCATGCCGCCCCGGCAATCCCGGCGATGCGCCGCTGCCTGGCCGGCTTGACGCACATCAGCGAGCCCCGGGGAAATCGCGTCGAGTTCGGCCAAATCAAAGGACCACGAAGGGAATCGGCTTTAGAGGCCAGTTCAAAAACCCTGCTCAGCTCGTCTGAAGATGTTCCAACAGATGAGCGAGCAGCCAAGTTTGAGGAATGCTTCGTGAATGTAGGCACGTCGCTCGAAGCGAGTGCGTAGGCGCCGGAAATTGTGGAGCCAGGAATGCGTACGTTCGACCACCCAACGATACTTGCCCAGACCACTGCCATGCTCGGTCCGGCGCTTGGCGATCACGGGCTTGATACCGCGTTCACGCAACGCGCGACGATGTCGGGTGGAATCGTAGCCGCGATCGGCGTAGACGACGCCGGGATTCTGAAGCGGTCGGCCACGAACGCCGCGAATGGGTGGAATCGCATCAACGAGCGGCAGCAACTGCGTGACGTCGTTGGTGTTCGCGCCAGTCAGGATCGCAACGAGAGGAACGCCGTTGGCGTCTACGAGGACGTGGTGCTTGGAACCGGGTCGCGCGCGATCGGTGGGGTTCGGGCCAGTTTTTCGCCCGCCCCAACGGCGCGCACGGACGACGAATCGACCGCAGCGTATGACAGATCGATTTGGCCGGCCGCACGCAACTTGTCGAGTAGCAACTCGTGCAGTTGGTCCCATACACCAGCCTTTTGCCAGTCGCTCAATCGCCGCCAGCATGTGGCGCCCGAGCCAAAGCCCAGACGAGTCGGCAAGTGGTTCCAACGAATTCCCGTTTTGAACACGAACAGGATGCCGTTGAGAGCCGCACGGTCGGACACGCGCGGGCGACCAGGATCGCTCTTCGCTCGAAGCTTCGCAGGTGGCAGCAATGGTTCGATCAGTATCCACAGTTCGTCGTCAATGATTGGCGCTTCCATCCTTGGACTTCCGTTGTTCTGATGCCCAAGGTTAACAGCTTGCCGAGGAAGTAAACAGCCCCTCTCGGGAGTTTTTGAACTGGCCTCTTAGGATGAATTTCAGCATCGTCTGAAAGCCACCGTCCGAATCCTCGCGATTCTCGCGCCTCGATGCGCCTCGATGCGCCCAGGGCCGGCTGCGGGCCGATCGGCAGTGACTGCGCCGGATGATGTTTGCGAAGTGCAATTCATCGAATCAAAAAGTAGGGAGTCTTGAATGAACAATATTTCCCATGTCGGGAAAACCGGGTCTCGCCATGCCCTGCTCCGTCTCGCCGCTGCCGCGGCGCTGACCGCCTTCGGCGCGCTCGGCGCGCCGGCCTCGTTCGCCGCCGCCGCCGCGGCACCCGTGGTGGCGGACGCGCAGGCCGCCGTGTCGCTGCCGCGCGTCGCGATCCTCGCCACCGGCGGCACCATCGCGGGCAAGGCCGCCGCGCGCGCCGCGAACGCCTACGACGCCGGCGCGCTCGGCGTGCGGCAATTGGTGGACGCCGTGCCCGGCATCGAGAAGCTCGCGCGCCTGCGCCCGGAACAGATCGCCTCGATCGGCTCGCAGGACATGAACGACGCGGTCTGGTTCAAGCTCGCCAAGCGCATCCAGGACATCTCCGATCGCAACGAGGCCGACGCGATCGTGATCACGCACGGCACCGATACGCTCGAGGAAACCGCGTTCTTCCTCGACAACGTCCTGCACACCGACAAGCCGGTCGTGCTGGTCGGATCGATGCGGCCGTCCACGGCGATCAGCGCCGACGGGCCCGCCAACCTCTACGAGGCGGTGGAAGTGGCGGCCGATCCGCATGCGCGCGGGCGCGGCGTGATGATCGTGCTGAACGACACGATCCATTCGGCGCGCGGCGCGACCAAGACCAATTCCACCAGTGTGCAGACCTTCGCCTCGCCGAACAGCGGCCCGATCGGCTACGTCGATCCGGCGAGCGTGCGCTTCCTCGCGCCGGCCGCGGCCGATTCCCGCAAGAAGTACGTGCTGCCCGCCGACGGCAAGCTGCCGGACGTCGAGATCGTCTATTCGCACAGCAACATGGATGCGCGGCAGATCGACCACGCGATCGCCGACCACGTGAAGGGCATCGTGCTGGCCGGGGTCGGCGACGGCAATACCTCCGGCAAGGCGCTCGACGCGCTGCAGCAAGCGGCGCGGCAGGGCATCGTCGTGGTGCGCTCGACGCGCGTCGGCAGCGGCTTCGTCAACCGGAACGTGGAAGTGAACGACGACCAGCGCGGCTTTGCGGTGTCGCTCGACCTG
The window above is part of the Burkholderia glumae LMG 2196 = ATCC 33617 genome. Proteins encoded here:
- a CDS encoding aldehyde dehydrogenase (NADP(+)); protein product: MTHEITGNMLLGAASVRGTQGVLRAFAPATGTELEPEFGAGGPADVDRACRLAGEAFDAFRAAPPDTRAALLEAIATGIEQLGATLIERLHLETALPVARLEGERARTCGQLRLFAQLVRDGRWNDATLDSALPERKPLPRADLRARKIPIGPVAVFGASNFPLAFSVAGGDTASALAAGCPVVVKAHEAHLGGSELVGRAIQQAVAELGLPEGTFSLVIGKGNAVGEALVAHPAIKAVGFTGSRRGGLALSAIAAARAEPIPVHAEMSSINPVLVLPAALKARGAQLAQGFVDSLVLGAGQFCTNPGLVLAIEGPELDAFVAAASAALAGKPSQVMLTAGIAATYRRQIDERAQQPDVARVADGVASDNACGALPVLFRAKAADFMANHGLAEEIFGPASIVVACRDEQELLGVLDGIEGQLTATLLLDPADYPVAKRVLPVLERKVGRILANGYPTGVEVCHAMVHGGPFPATSDSRTTSVGTMAIDRFLRPVCYQDLPAELLPEALQDANPLGIWRLRDGELVRR
- a CDS encoding SDR family oxidoreductase; this translates as MTPTHSTPPAIRAIVTGHTRGLGAALATQLLRRDIAVLGVSRGAHPSLAAQYGGRFAEAALDLSDPARVAAWLAGGELERFASGARTVLLINNAGTVEPIGPLAVQTPEAIARAVALNVTAPLLFASAVAQLGDGSLERRIAHVSSGAARNAYAGWSVYCATKAALDHHARAVALDHNGPLRIASVAPGVVDTDMQATIRATDASRFPQLDRFERLKASGALTTPDDAARKLIDHLLDDSFGNPPISDVRDW
- a CDS encoding GlxA family transcriptional regulator is translated as MPAPTLRHFGFLTLPSFSMIAFSSAIEALRMANYADRSEFYRWTVYSIDGSAVPASNGVVARPTQRLDFGAPLPDLMIVCGGTRVREAVDAPLIEALHELARRGVPLGGICTGAYALMAGGLLDGYRGTVHWENLSALHAEFPAVALVDELFVIDRDRVTCTGGTAPLDMMIGLIAAERGQPLATRVSEQFVLARIRGASDPQPIPVDSRVGFSRAELVEAVRLMEANLEEPLPLADLARLIGLSERQMQRMFKHYLSTSPTHYYLAVRLKHARELLRNSDLSIARVTPLAGFRSACHFSKAYRAQFGHAPSQERRAPKPGRRPPAAPEAETPEADDGVSPRG
- the proP gene encoding glycine betaine/L-proline transporter ProP, with translation MSPSTRRPHPKAAGSPRVARASTTAQPRSPGAPEARAAASDQHEVTVVDRALLRRAVGAMAIGNAMEWFDFGVYSYIAVTLGEVFFPSTSGPVQLIATFGTFAAAFLVRPIGGLVFGPLGDRIGRQRVLAMTMILMALGTFAIGLIPGYGSIGILAPLLLLVARLVQGFSTGGEYGGAATFIAEFAADRHRGLMGSFLEFGTLAGYLLGAGTVTALAAALSPAQMLDWGWRVPFFIAGPLGLIGLYIRTRLEETPAFRKEAERRERSGRPHARPSLAALLAGQWRPMLVCVGLVLIFNVTDYMVLAYLPNYLSATLHMAQTRSLAMVSLVMLAMMPLTLAAGWLSDRVGRRPVLLAGCLGLIVLAVPALLLIRGGQGVPLFAGMMVLGVLLCCFCGVMPSALPALFPTSVRYGALAIGFNVSVSLFGGTTPLVTAWLVSATGNLMMPAYYLMGAAALGAVAVLAARESAGRPLPGSAPCVATQAEAQRLRRDGAGRLAQAGFTPARK
- a CDS encoding YukJ family protein, with the translated sequence MSLNYGLLKGTVTGHLRNADDDHYQILVHAGDEVFRIAVNVKSSAPHAPSTVLFESTTTLPDSLTTQLMAAQTGFTKLASKPGGLAIDFVRGGLVNTQAMAPVPPDVPGQSNDLKDRLESAVVKAMDEAGSLVFAFGAKWGPENKPDQYFKFVPGQGIHDIHMNQGNSGSYKKDNGVYQDGCLMLRYPDGSWLAVFIAFQSQTFDTDDHGNPA
- a CDS encoding IS5-like element ISBugl2 family transposase (programmed frameshift); the encoded protein is MEAPIIDDELWILIEPLLPPAKLRAKSDPGRPRVSDRAALNGILFVFKTGIRWNHLPTRLGFGSGATCWRRLSDWQKAGVWDQLHELLLDKLRAAGQIDLSYAAVDSSSVRAVGAGGKTGPNPTDRARPGSKHHVLVDANGVPLVAILTGANTNDVTQLLPLVDAIPPIRGVRGRPLQNPGVVYADRGYDSTRHRRALRERGIKPVIAKRRTEHGSGLGKYRWVVERTHSWLHNFRRLRTRFERRAYIHEAFLKLGCSLICWNIFRRAEQGF
- a CDS encoding asparaginase, with the translated sequence MNNISHVGKTGSRHALLRLAAAAALTAFGALGAPASFAAAAAAPVVADAQAAVSLPRVAILATGGTIAGKAAARAANAYDAGALGVRQLVDAVPGIEKLARLRPEQIASIGSQDMNDAVWFKLAKRIQDISDRNEADAIVITHGTDTLEETAFFLDNVLHTDKPVVLVGSMRPSTAISADGPANLYEAVEVAADPHARGRGVMIVLNDTIHSARGATKTNSTSVQTFASPNSGPIGYVDPASVRFLAPAAADSRKKYVLPADGKLPDVEIVYSHSNMDARQIDHAIADHVKGIVLAGVGDGNTSGKALDALQQAARQGIVVVRSTRVGSGFVNRNVEVNDDQRGFAVSLDLNPQKARILTQLLVANRVTSPAEVQRAFSATW